In one Pseudomonas tensinigenes genomic region, the following are encoded:
- a CDS encoding zinc-dependent alcohol dehydrogenase family protein, translated as MKAWLLKDFGLDNLQLGEVATPQPKASELLVKVGAVSLNFRDKAIVDGIYEPHMVPKPLIPVSDAAGTVVAIGDNVTRFKVGDRVNSHLYSRWLDGEPGPNEPDYCFGSPLPGGLAEYMIIHEDSAVGAPDNMSDEEAATLPIAALTAWYSLVDFGQIQPGQTVLVQGTGGVSIFAVQIATALGAKVIATSSSDQNLQTVKGLGAVASINYRTTPNWADEVLKLTEGKGVDLLLDVAGGSGINQSVAATKASGRIAQIGFLTGQTVELNLMPLIFRQTTIRGIAVAPRSSFDRMNTFLNEHEIRPVIDQVYPFEKAREAYEHLARGAFGKVVIKVA; from the coding sequence ATGAAAGCTTGGTTATTGAAAGATTTCGGACTCGACAACCTGCAATTGGGAGAGGTTGCGACCCCGCAACCCAAGGCTAGCGAGTTACTGGTGAAGGTCGGCGCTGTCTCGCTCAACTTTCGCGACAAGGCTATCGTCGACGGCATTTATGAACCGCACATGGTGCCCAAGCCGCTGATTCCAGTGAGCGATGCTGCCGGCACGGTAGTTGCGATTGGTGACAACGTCACGCGCTTTAAAGTCGGTGATCGCGTCAACTCCCACCTTTACTCCCGTTGGCTGGATGGCGAGCCAGGGCCGAACGAACCCGATTACTGCTTCGGTTCACCGTTGCCCGGCGGTCTGGCCGAGTACATGATCATCCATGAAGACAGCGCCGTCGGTGCACCCGACAACATGAGCGACGAAGAGGCGGCAACACTGCCCATCGCTGCGCTCACAGCCTGGTATTCGCTGGTGGACTTTGGACAAATTCAGCCGGGCCAAACCGTATTGGTTCAAGGCACTGGAGGTGTATCGATATTTGCCGTGCAGATTGCTACTGCGCTTGGCGCGAAGGTCATCGCAACATCGAGCAGCGACCAGAATTTGCAAACCGTGAAGGGGCTGGGGGCTGTGGCGAGCATCAACTACAGAACGACGCCGAATTGGGCGGACGAAGTGCTGAAGCTGACCGAAGGCAAGGGCGTGGATCTGCTACTCGATGTGGCCGGTGGCAGTGGCATCAATCAATCGGTCGCAGCAACCAAGGCATCGGGGCGTATTGCGCAGATCGGCTTTCTGACAGGACAAACCGTTGAACTCAATCTGATGCCACTCATTTTCCGCCAGACAACCATTCGCGGAATCGCCGTGGCGCCGCGTTCGTCATTCGACCGGATGAATACTTTCCTCAACGAGCACGAAATCCGTCCCGTGATCGATCAGGTATATCCGTTCGAAAAAGCACGAGAAGCTTACGAACATCTCGCGAGGGGAGCGTTTGGGAAGGTTGTTATCAAAGTCGCTTGA
- a CDS encoding nuclear transport factor 2 family protein, giving the protein MSKPTYVEEYQAITEVLNQYIEGCKQAKSSIMKPAFSEQATMFSVDGDGKLAGGAISILFDGIDKGFRPSPDAPAAIVRVEVVGTAASARIDANDMSGISFTDFFHLLKVDGKWTVISKIFQTHVAP; this is encoded by the coding sequence ATGAGCAAACCGACTTACGTGGAAGAATACCAAGCCATCACCGAGGTGCTTAACCAGTACATTGAGGGCTGCAAGCAGGCCAAAAGCAGCATCATGAAGCCCGCTTTCAGTGAGCAAGCGACCATGTTCAGCGTCGATGGCGACGGTAAGCTGGCGGGCGGCGCAATTTCAATCCTGTTCGACGGGATCGACAAGGGTTTCCGCCCTTCTCCTGATGCACCGGCGGCTATCGTTCGCGTCGAAGTCGTCGGTACGGCGGCTAGCGCTCGCATCGACGCCAACGACATGTCAGGCATCTCTTTCACCGACTTTTTTCATCTGCTGAAAGTTGATGGCAAGTGGACTGTGATTAGCAAGATTTTTCAAACTCATGTAGCGCCTTGA
- the namA gene encoding NADPH dehydrogenase NamA: protein MSLLLSPYEIKGLTLKNRVVMSPMCMHMAADDGFVTDWHRVHYGARALGQVALIFPETLAIQADGRIGAGDLGIWSDEHVVGLKALTELLHGFGAKAGAQIGHAGRNADLPGLIHIAPSAIPFTQTSPVPRELAADEIPGLVKLFGDAARRASDAGFDVLEIHAAHGYLLSEFLSPLANNRDDEYGGDAKRRYRFLREVLEEVKTHWGDRPLFVRISSSDYAEGGNTPESFLEYGRWMKEQGVDLIDCSSGGIKMVKVETYPGYQVPAAELLRKELHIATGAVGVIQSGRQAEEILQNGRADLVFVGRQMLRDPFWVRSAADDLKEIIEIPAAYTRYGSVWLDTRA from the coding sequence ATGAGTTTGTTGTTATCACCCTATGAAATTAAGGGCCTCACCCTGAAAAACCGGGTCGTCATGTCCCCTATGTGCATGCACATGGCGGCGGATGATGGTTTCGTCACTGACTGGCACCGCGTTCATTACGGCGCTCGTGCTCTGGGTCAGGTGGCGCTGATTTTTCCCGAAACGCTGGCCATTCAGGCTGACGGTCGTATTGGAGCCGGTGACCTTGGCATCTGGAGCGATGAGCACGTTGTCGGCTTGAAGGCGCTAACAGAATTGCTTCACGGTTTTGGCGCAAAAGCGGGCGCTCAAATCGGCCATGCCGGGCGCAATGCTGACCTGCCCGGTCTGATTCACATCGCGCCATCGGCGATTCCATTTACGCAAACCAGCCCTGTTCCTCGCGAACTTGCGGCTGATGAGATTCCGGGTCTGGTTAAACTTTTTGGCGATGCCGCACGGCGTGCCAGCGACGCTGGGTTCGATGTGCTGGAAATCCATGCCGCGCACGGCTACTTATTGAGTGAGTTCCTTTCGCCGCTGGCCAACAACCGTGACGATGAATATGGCGGTGATGCCAAGCGTCGCTATCGCTTCCTGCGCGAGGTGCTGGAAGAGGTCAAAACTCATTGGGGAGATCGCCCTCTGTTCGTGCGCATCTCCAGTTCTGATTACGCCGAAGGCGGAAACACGCCCGAGTCGTTTCTCGAATATGGTCGCTGGATGAAAGAACAGGGGGTTGACTTGATCGACTGCAGCTCCGGTGGGATCAAAATGGTCAAGGTCGAGACCTACCCGGGTTACCAAGTACCGGCCGCTGAATTACTCCGTAAGGAGTTGCATATAGCAACAGGCGCTGTGGGTGTGATTCAGAGTGGACGTCAGGCTGAAGAAATCTTGCAGAACGGCCGAGCTGATCTGGTGTTTGTCGGGCGGCAAATGCTCCGAGATCCATTCTGGGTTCGCAGCGCTGCAGATGATCTTAAAGAAATCATTGAGATTCCTGCCGCCTACACACGTTATGGATCTGTCTGGCTTGACACCAGAGCCTGA
- a CDS encoding winged helix-turn-helix transcriptional regulator, producing the protein MKKCNPQDEIEAFACPVAFTVDVIGGKWKSLILFHLMSGTKRFNELRRLIPDITQRMLTLQLRELETDGVIHREIYREVPPKVEYSLTALGHSLAPLVSAMREWGAVHERTILELRRSAVCDDKLESLA; encoded by the coding sequence GTGAAAAAATGTAACCCTCAGGATGAAATCGAGGCTTTCGCTTGTCCCGTCGCCTTCACTGTCGATGTCATCGGTGGAAAATGGAAATCGCTCATACTTTTTCACCTGATGTCAGGCACGAAGCGCTTCAACGAGCTGCGTCGGCTGATTCCAGATATCACGCAGAGGATGCTCACACTCCAACTGAGAGAACTGGAGACTGACGGGGTGATTCATCGCGAAATCTATCGCGAGGTGCCACCCAAAGTGGAGTATTCGCTTACAGCGTTAGGTCACTCACTCGCGCCATTGGTGAGTGCGATGCGAGAGTGGGGAGCAGTGCATGAACGCACGATCCTGGAACTCAGGCGCTCTGCCGTCTGTGACGACAAGTTGGAATCTCTGGCTTGA
- a CDS encoding cupin domain-containing protein — protein MSNDPCALAARMIRNFNDVPLQYERRDPLYESHGARLGTDTVAQKLGASMDIVAPGKRSCPYHFHYAQEEMFVILEGFGTLRVAGEMLPIRSGDVIFIPAGPEYPHQIINTSDAPLKYLSISTRETPEVCQYPDSGKYQAMVTINGARAFTAVQRLGTTLDYWDDEP, from the coding sequence ATGAGCAATGACCCCTGTGCTTTAGCTGCGCGCATGATTCGCAACTTCAATGATGTGCCGCTGCAATACGAGCGCCGCGACCCTCTTTACGAGAGCCATGGCGCGCGCCTCGGCACTGACACCGTCGCGCAGAAACTCGGTGCGTCGATGGACATCGTCGCGCCAGGCAAGCGTTCTTGTCCCTACCACTTTCATTATGCTCAGGAAGAGATGTTCGTCATCCTGGAAGGGTTTGGCACCCTGCGCGTGGCGGGTGAAATGTTGCCCATCCGAAGCGGCGACGTCATCTTCATTCCGGCCGGCCCCGAGTATCCGCATCAAATCATCAACACCTCGGATGCGCCGCTGAAGTACCTGTCCATTAGCACCCGAGAAACCCCCGAAGTCTGCCAATACCCGGACTCCGGCAAATATCAGGCGATGGTCACAATCAATGGAGCTCGCGCGTTCACCGCTGTGCAGCGGCTCGGGACTACGCTTGATTATTGGGACGACGAACCATGA
- a CDS encoding cupin domain-containing protein, with translation MSKLCHQQSSVPVNLAHKASLIEQQWSPRVVAEMNDYQFKVVRIEGEFIWHSHPETDEAFLVLEGTLRIDLRDGCVYVNPGELYVVPRGVEHRTAAEGEAKLMMIEPRGIVNTGHEDGERTALNDVWI, from the coding sequence ATGTCAAAGCTCTGTCATCAACAATCATCAGTTCCTGTAAACCTGGCACATAAAGCTTCGCTCATCGAACAGCAATGGAGCCCCAGGGTTGTTGCAGAAATGAATGACTACCAGTTCAAGGTTGTGCGAATCGAAGGCGAATTCATCTGGCACTCACATCCTGAGACCGACGAAGCATTTCTTGTCCTGGAAGGCACCTTGCGCATCGACCTGCGGGATGGCTGCGTCTATGTGAATCCGGGTGAACTCTATGTAGTACCCCGTGGCGTCGAACATCGGACAGCTGCTGAAGGTGAAGCAAAACTGATGATGATCGAGCCACGAGGCATTGTGAACACCGGGCATGAAGATGGCGAAAGAACGGCTTTGAACGACGTCTGGATATAA
- a CDS encoding AraC family transcriptional regulator — translation MDQKNGQAGNADWVIRSVQPGGIERIEAWFGSHGYDPHRHDTYSIGRTLAGVQSFHYAGSMRHGLPGNTLVLHPDELHDGMAGTDAGFRYRMAYVDPALIQNVLGGEPLPFIAGGLSSDPRLFYASEAFVQAVDHPLETLEEQDALYDLAMALRAVAGKPRGRKRLDYRAAERARAFILEHLHTCITLEMLEHACGRERWSLSRDFRTLYGTSPYRFVTLRRLDRFRALVLEGFTLVDAALVAGFHDQSHMTRHFTRCYGVPPMRWLERLRAAR, via the coding sequence ATGGATCAGAAAAATGGCCAGGCTGGCAATGCCGACTGGGTCATCCGCAGTGTTCAACCTGGAGGTATCGAGCGTATCGAAGCGTGGTTCGGCAGCCACGGCTACGATCCTCATCGACACGACACCTACTCGATCGGCCGTACGTTGGCGGGCGTCCAGAGCTTTCACTACGCAGGCTCGATGCGCCACGGTCTCCCCGGCAATACGCTCGTGCTTCACCCAGACGAACTCCACGATGGTATGGCCGGCACCGATGCAGGCTTTCGTTATCGAATGGCCTACGTCGATCCGGCATTAATCCAGAACGTCCTGGGCGGGGAACCCTTGCCCTTTATCGCTGGGGGACTGTCGAGCGATCCGCGTCTGTTTTATGCCAGTGAAGCATTCGTGCAAGCGGTGGATCATCCACTGGAAACACTGGAGGAACAGGACGCGCTGTATGACTTGGCGATGGCGTTGCGTGCCGTCGCGGGCAAGCCGCGCGGGCGCAAGCGACTGGATTACCGCGCTGCCGAGCGCGCCAGAGCATTCATCCTCGAACATCTGCACACGTGCATTACGCTGGAAATGCTGGAGCACGCCTGTGGGCGCGAGCGCTGGAGCCTGTCACGCGACTTCAGAACACTTTACGGTACGAGCCCTTACCGATTTGTCACCCTGCGCCGTCTGGATCGGTTCCGCGCATTGGTGCTTGAAGGTTTCACCCTGGTGGATGCGGCCCTCGTCGCGGGTTTCCACGATCAAAGTCATATGACGCGACACTTCACCCGCTGCTACGGAGTTCCGCCCATGCGCTGGCTGGAACGATTGCGGGCCGCACGCTGA
- a CDS encoding LysR family transcriptional regulator, with the protein MHRTAMTELEVVLAVARRSSFRGAAQELGMSTTAVSSAVAGLEARLKVRLFNRSTRSVALTDIGQRYVARIAPALAQIKSAGEEASVGPDEPSGTLRINAPHGAAYLLLDPLLKMYAQRYPEVRIDIVSESSMVDIIAGGFDAGIRLAESVPQDMIAVALSGDIRMLMVATPEYLERHGVPEHPRDLLTHRSIGMRMAHGGLYQWELACDGQKLQMDLPVCFASNELLAIKQAAVSGLGIGFISEWFIQEELASGVLVPVLMPWCPSFGGLRLYYSGHRFVPARLRALIELAQELRPTVA; encoded by the coding sequence ATGCACAGAACAGCAATGACAGAGCTGGAAGTGGTGCTGGCCGTGGCGCGCCGCAGCAGTTTTCGCGGTGCAGCACAGGAGTTGGGCATGTCCACTACCGCCGTGAGCAGCGCGGTGGCCGGCCTGGAAGCACGCCTGAAAGTGCGCTTGTTCAATCGCTCCACGCGCAGCGTTGCCCTCACCGACATCGGCCAACGCTATGTGGCGCGCATCGCCCCTGCGTTGGCACAGATCAAAAGTGCCGGCGAAGAAGCCAGCGTCGGCCCCGATGAACCCAGCGGCACATTGCGCATCAATGCACCGCATGGCGCGGCCTACCTGCTGTTGGATCCGTTATTGAAAATGTACGCTCAGCGCTATCCCGAAGTGCGCATCGACATCGTCAGCGAATCAAGCATGGTCGACATCATCGCCGGTGGTTTCGATGCCGGGATTCGCCTGGCAGAGTCTGTGCCGCAAGACATGATTGCCGTGGCACTCTCAGGTGACATCCGCATGCTCATGGTGGCGACGCCCGAGTACCTCGAACGCCACGGCGTGCCCGAGCATCCGCGAGATCTGCTCACCCACCGGAGCATCGGCATGCGCATGGCCCATGGTGGCCTCTACCAATGGGAATTGGCGTGCGATGGCCAAAAACTGCAGATGGATCTGCCGGTGTGCTTCGCGTCCAACGAGTTGCTGGCCATCAAACAGGCCGCGGTGTCGGGCCTCGGCATTGGGTTCATTTCCGAGTGGTTCATCCAGGAAGAACTGGCGAGTGGCGTCCTGGTGCCGGTGTTGATGCCGTGGTGCCCGTCGTTTGGCGGGTTGAGGCTCTACTACTCGGGCCATCGCTTCGTGCCGGCGCGATTGCGCGCACTGATTGAACTGGCGCAGGAGTTGCGGCCCACTGTGGCTTGA
- a CDS encoding aldehyde dehydrogenase family protein has protein sequence MQRIEHIYINGEFVLPHGQEWFDLHNPSTEEVIGQVRLGDALDAQRAIAAAKVAFPAWARTSREERIAALHRMHRAMAAREEELLEAILVEYGAPAVRGRWMATYPAEVIAQAIDALEAFDFEEQVGMARVILTPVGVTGLITPWNSNAGFICNKLATALATGCTAVIKPSEMSALQTQVVVRALHEAGLPPGVFNVINGRGDVVGEEIARHPDVAKISFTGSSAIGQHLVKTGADTMKRVTLELGGKSPTVVLDDADFQAVMPMVLQAGFLNSGQACIAGTRILVPRRRLAEFERIAKEGVSQVRSGDPRNTDTDIGPMVSQKQWERVQRYIRAGQEEGARLLAGGEGRPQGLHAGWFVKPTIFTDANNRMRIAREEIFGPVLTIIPYEDDADAISIANDTDYGLSALVLGKSAERCMNVARQIDAGRVLINTLAHEPRAPFGGFKHSGLGREMGRWGMSAYLEPKTLISDDPVK, from the coding sequence ATGCAACGCATTGAACATATCTACATCAACGGCGAGTTCGTCCTTCCTCACGGTCAGGAATGGTTTGATCTTCATAACCCGAGTACCGAGGAAGTCATCGGCCAGGTTCGGCTGGGCGATGCACTGGACGCACAGCGCGCGATCGCAGCCGCCAAGGTTGCGTTCCCGGCGTGGGCCCGTACCAGCCGGGAGGAGCGCATTGCGGCACTGCACCGCATGCACCGGGCCATGGCGGCAAGGGAGGAGGAGTTGCTGGAAGCCATCCTGGTGGAATACGGCGCGCCTGCGGTTCGCGGGCGCTGGATGGCGACTTATCCGGCCGAGGTGATTGCGCAGGCGATCGATGCACTGGAGGCATTCGATTTCGAGGAACAGGTCGGCATGGCCAGGGTCATTCTTACGCCCGTGGGCGTGACCGGTCTGATCACGCCCTGGAACAGTAATGCGGGTTTCATCTGCAACAAACTGGCCACGGCGCTGGCGACCGGCTGCACCGCCGTCATCAAGCCTAGCGAGATGAGCGCGTTGCAGACGCAGGTCGTGGTCAGGGCATTGCATGAAGCGGGGCTGCCACCGGGCGTATTCAACGTCATCAACGGACGGGGCGATGTGGTTGGCGAGGAGATCGCCCGCCATCCCGACGTGGCCAAGATCTCGTTCACGGGTTCGTCTGCTATCGGCCAACATCTGGTCAAAACCGGTGCGGACACCATGAAGCGCGTAACGCTAGAACTCGGCGGCAAGTCGCCCACCGTGGTGCTTGACGATGCGGATTTCCAGGCCGTCATGCCGATGGTGCTGCAAGCCGGATTTCTCAACAGCGGCCAGGCTTGCATCGCAGGCACTCGCATCCTCGTGCCGCGCCGCCGGCTGGCAGAGTTCGAGCGGATTGCGAAGGAGGGCGTCTCACAGGTCCGATCGGGCGATCCGCGTAACACCGACACCGACATCGGTCCGATGGTGAGCCAGAAACAATGGGAACGAGTGCAACGCTACATCCGTGCCGGCCAGGAAGAAGGCGCGAGGTTGCTGGCGGGTGGCGAAGGTCGCCCGCAAGGCTTGCATGCCGGATGGTTCGTGAAGCCTACGATCTTCACTGATGCCAACAACCGGATGCGCATCGCGCGTGAGGAAATCTTCGGCCCCGTGCTGACGATCATTCCCTACGAGGATGATGCCGATGCGATCAGCATTGCCAACGATACGGACTATGGGCTGAGCGCCCTGGTGTTGGGAAAAAGCGCTGAACGTTGTATGAACGTCGCCCGGCAGATCGATGCGGGGCGCGTGCTCATCAACACCCTGGCCCACGAACCACGTGCCCCTTTCGGTGGATTCAAACATTCAGGCCTTGGGCGCGAAATGGGCAGGTGGGGGATGAGCGCGTATCTGGAGCCGAAGACGTTGATCAGCGATGACCCGGTGAAATGA
- a CDS encoding LysR family transcriptional regulator codes for MDFNGRSGEMSVFTTVAQEGSLSAAARALGLTPSAVSRIIARTEQRLGTRLLLRTTRAITFTAEGEAFLRGARRILADMDEVEEAIADQGVPRGRLRVSAALGHGRLAIVPLVAAFSARYPNIVVDLNLGDEVVDILGGQADVAVRFGHLPDSPLTARRIGTTGQVVVASPEYLQRHGIPQEPEDLLQHNCLRFNFRRAEPNWPFIRDGKSFALKVSGNIECSSGEALAQFAQMGAGIARIGEFSVSEDLQRGDLIALLQAWNPGDQEPIHAVFVGGATMPARVRLFVDFLVEHHRMSAET; via the coding sequence GTGGATTTCAACGGCAGGTCAGGTGAAATGAGCGTGTTCACCACCGTGGCCCAGGAAGGCAGCCTGTCGGCCGCCGCGCGTGCGCTGGGCCTGACACCTTCGGCAGTCAGCAGGATCATTGCGCGCACCGAGCAACGGCTTGGCACTCGCCTGCTGCTGCGCACCACCCGGGCGATCACCTTCACGGCCGAGGGCGAAGCGTTCTTGCGCGGCGCCCGGCGTATCCTCGCCGACATGGACGAGGTCGAAGAAGCCATCGCCGACCAAGGCGTGCCCAGAGGGCGATTGCGCGTCAGCGCCGCCCTTGGCCATGGACGCCTGGCCATTGTTCCCTTGGTCGCGGCCTTCAGCGCCCGTTACCCGAACATCGTCGTAGACCTCAACCTCGGCGACGAAGTGGTCGATATTCTCGGCGGGCAAGCCGACGTCGCGGTGCGCTTTGGCCATCTGCCCGACAGCCCGCTGACCGCACGCAGGATCGGCACCACCGGCCAGGTCGTGGTGGCATCGCCCGAGTATCTTCAGCGTCACGGCATCCCGCAGGAACCGGAAGACCTGCTCCAACACAACTGCCTGCGCTTCAATTTCCGCCGTGCCGAACCCAACTGGCCATTCATCCGCGATGGCAAATCGTTTGCCCTGAAGGTCAGCGGCAACATCGAATGCAGCAGTGGTGAAGCGCTGGCACAATTCGCGCAAATGGGCGCCGGCATTGCCCGTATCGGGGAGTTCAGCGTGAGCGAGGATCTGCAGCGCGGCGACCTGATTGCGCTGTTGCAAGCGTGGAACCCGGGGGACCAGGAACCGATTCATGCGGTGTTCGTCGGCGGCGCGACGATGCCGGCGCGGGTGCGATTGTTCGTGGACTTCCTGGTGGAACATCACCGGATGTCAGCCGAGACGTAA
- a CDS encoding MFS transporter produces the protein MRINPPLVALAIGAFGIGVTEFAPMGMLPGIAADLGVSIPAAGLLVSAYALGVLLGAPLMTLTTGKIPRRYLLIGLMAIFTLGNLMSALATDYYSLMVARVVTSLNHGAFFGVGSVVAATLVAPEKRAGAVAAMFMGLTLATIGGVPLAAWFGELFGWRTAFWGITGLGVVTMAALWFALPNVRAPQSVGVMAEIRVLGRGPVLAALALTVVGSSAMFTVFTYIAPILSSETHASTAFITAMLMLYGVGLTLGNMWGGKAADRSIDRTLIVSLSVLIVVLLAFTVLMRWPLPAAVAILIWGIASFALVPPLQMRVMEAAKDAPNLASAVNIGAFNFGNAIGAALGGAVISSGLGYPAISLAGAAMAGLGLLMVLGFAWRSRTLEAAVA, from the coding sequence ATGCGTATCAATCCACCACTTGTTGCACTCGCCATCGGTGCCTTCGGCATCGGCGTCACAGAATTCGCCCCCATGGGCATGTTGCCGGGTATCGCTGCGGATCTGGGTGTTTCCATTCCCGCTGCCGGTTTGCTGGTCAGTGCTTATGCGCTGGGCGTATTGCTCGGCGCACCACTGATGACCCTGACCACCGGCAAGATTCCCCGGCGCTATCTGCTGATCGGGCTCATGGCGATTTTCACCCTCGGTAATCTGATGTCGGCCCTGGCCACCGATTACTACAGCCTCATGGTTGCCAGGGTCGTGACCTCGCTGAACCACGGTGCCTTCTTTGGCGTTGGCTCCGTCGTCGCCGCCACCCTGGTTGCCCCGGAAAAACGCGCCGGGGCAGTGGCGGCGATGTTCATGGGTCTGACCCTGGCGACCATCGGCGGTGTGCCGCTGGCTGCCTGGTTTGGCGAACTGTTCGGTTGGCGCACGGCTTTCTGGGGGATTACCGGCCTGGGCGTGGTGACCATGGCCGCGTTGTGGTTCGCCTTGCCCAACGTACGGGCGCCGCAAAGTGTCGGTGTCATGGCGGAAATTCGAGTATTGGGGCGCGGCCCGGTGCTGGCCGCGCTGGCCCTGACCGTGGTTGGCTCGAGTGCCATGTTCACCGTCTTCACCTACATCGCGCCGATCCTCAGCAGCGAGACCCATGCGTCCACCGCCTTCATCACCGCCATGCTGATGCTTTACGGTGTCGGGTTGACGCTGGGGAACATGTGGGGCGGCAAGGCCGCTGACCGCTCGATCGATCGCACCCTGATCGTCTCGCTGAGTGTACTGATTGTCGTCTTGTTGGCGTTCACCGTACTGATGCGCTGGCCGCTGCCAGCCGCTGTGGCCATCCTGATCTGGGGTATTGCCAGCTTCGCCCTGGTGCCGCCGCTGCAGATGCGTGTCATGGAAGCGGCCAAGGACGCGCCCAATCTGGCCTCGGCGGTGAACATCGGCGCCTTCAACTTCGGCAATGCGATTGGCGCAGCGCTTGGCGGCGCGGTGATCAGCAGCGGGCTGGGTTATCCGGCGATCTCCCTGGCTGGCGCGGCAATGGCGGGCCTGGGGTTGCTGATGGTGTTGGGGTTTGCGTGGCGTTCCAGGACGCTTGAAGCGGCGGTGGCGTGA
- a CDS encoding NADPH-dependent F420 reductase — MKYAIIGFGKLGQALARAFARSGIEVSVATTRDPQDFAAVAAAIGPGIAPATLTQAIKADIIFLAVRFESHRDVAKALANWEGKILIDVTNAYGVPPEDLGGQPSSTVIAQAFTGARLVKGFNHLVAGVLDQDPAIQGGKRVVFLASDDEAAAGEVATLAENLGFSPIRLGGLAEGGLLVQARGNNWGPLIFKDLVKFD; from the coding sequence ATGAAGTACGCAATTATCGGCTTTGGCAAACTTGGCCAGGCACTGGCCAGGGCATTCGCCCGAAGCGGCATTGAAGTGTCCGTTGCAACCACCCGCGACCCGCAGGACTTTGCCGCCGTAGCAGCGGCGATCGGCCCCGGGATCGCTCCCGCAACCCTTACGCAAGCGATCAAGGCAGACATCATTTTTTTGGCTGTGCGTTTTGAGTCTCACCGGGATGTCGCGAAGGCGCTGGCGAACTGGGAAGGCAAAATCCTCATCGATGTGACCAATGCCTACGGTGTGCCTCCCGAGGATCTGGGAGGCCAGCCTTCTTCCACAGTCATCGCACAGGCTTTCACGGGTGCAAGACTGGTCAAGGGGTTCAACCATCTGGTCGCCGGCGTGCTTGACCAGGATCCGGCGATTCAGGGAGGCAAGCGAGTCGTGTTTCTGGCGAGCGACGATGAAGCCGCTGCCGGGGAAGTCGCCACGCTTGCGGAAAATCTCGGTTTCTCACCGATCAGACTTGGTGGGCTGGCGGAAGGTGGACTGCTGGTGCAGGCGCGGGGAAATAACTGGGGACCATTGATTTTCAAGGATCTGGTCAAGTTCGACTGA
- a CDS encoding SDR family NAD(P)-dependent oxidoreductase, which produces MTRLNGKTAVITGGATGIGLAAAKRFIEEGAFVFIFGRRQDALDAAVAELGPNARAVKGSVSEQSDLDRLYAAVKAERGTLDIVFANAGAGNQLPLGKITAEHIDEIFDTNVKGLIFTVQKALPLMGPGASIILTGSSAGTTGAPAFSVYSASKAAVRNLARTWAQDLKGTGIRVNVLSPGPTATELAKAALGEEGMKVFASMNPLERMADPAEIAAAAVFLASQDSSFMTASEVAVDGGLAQI; this is translated from the coding sequence ATGACCAGACTGAATGGCAAGACTGCCGTAATCACCGGCGGCGCTACCGGCATCGGCCTCGCTGCGGCAAAGCGCTTCATCGAGGAAGGTGCCTTTGTTTTCATTTTCGGCCGCCGGCAGGACGCACTCGATGCTGCTGTCGCCGAGCTTGGGCCCAATGCCCGTGCGGTAAAGGGGTCGGTCTCCGAGCAGTCCGATCTGGACCGGCTGTACGCGGCGGTAAAGGCTGAGCGCGGAACCCTCGACATCGTCTTCGCCAATGCAGGCGCCGGCAACCAGCTGCCGCTTGGCAAGATCACTGCTGAACACATCGACGAGATTTTCGACACCAACGTGAAGGGCTTGATCTTCACGGTTCAAAAGGCACTGCCGCTGATGGGCCCTGGTGCTTCGATCATTCTGACCGGGTCGAGCGCCGGCACCACGGGCGCTCCGGCATTCAGCGTCTACAGCGCGAGCAAGGCTGCCGTGCGCAACCTCGCCCGGACCTGGGCGCAGGACCTCAAAGGCACCGGCATTCGCGTCAACGTACTTTCCCCCGGGCCGACGGCGACCGAACTTGCCAAGGCAGCGCTAGGCGAAGAAGGCATGAAGGTATTCGCTTCGATGAATCCGCTCGAGCGGATGGCCGACCCGGCGGAAATCGCAGCGGCAGCTGTGTTTCTCGCGTCGCAGGACAGCAGCTTCATGACCGCCAGTGAAGTCGCTGTCGACGGCGGTCTTGCGCAAATCTGA